The following proteins come from a genomic window of Megalops cyprinoides isolate fMegCyp1 chromosome 6, fMegCyp1.pri, whole genome shotgun sequence:
- the LOC118779727 gene encoding transmembrane protein 88-like — protein MCGVDVDLEDEGAGEEEREAEEFGTGERVRMLPPPPAHSEAGAWGARRGPLGRLAWGAGLLLWNAGVAALCALVLAAVFALVLLPAALLLCAGFLCHSRVLNSPSPLCRYLDDNSCSALIILGFVMMSPLVVVAAATFCGLVRRLRLLLLFQPMARACYRGGGWGWGGNVRAWV, from the exons atGTGTGGCGTGGATGTGGACCTGGAGGACGAGGGCGCGggcgaggaggagagggaggcggaggagtTTGGGACGGGCGAGCGCGTGCGGATGCTGCCCCCGCCGCCGGCGCACAGCGAGGCGGGCGCCTGGGGGGCGCGGAGGGGCCCGCTGGGGCGCCTGGCCTGGGGTGCGGGGCTGCTGCTGTGGAACGCCGGCGTGGCGGCGCTGTGCGCGCTCGTCCTGGCTGCCGTCTTCGCCCTGGTGCTGCTGCCCGCGGCCCTGCTGCTGTGCGCTGGCTTCCTCTGCCACTCGCGG GTGCTgaactccccctcccctctctgccgcTACCTGGACGACAACAGCTGCTCCGCCCTCATCATCCTGGGCTTCGTTATGATGTCGCCGCTCGTGGTGGTGGCCGCGGCGACGTTCTGCGGGCTGGTGCGCAGGCTCCgcctcctgctgctgttccagCCAATGGCGCGCGCCTGCTATCGcggagggggctgggggtggggcggTAACGTCCGGGCCTGGGTCTGA
- the LOC118779867 gene encoding E3 ubiquitin-protein ligase RNF186-like, whose amino-acid sequence MDAAQPAPRVGPLSGPSYADCPVCLSAFEERGWRRGKLLPCEHAFCSVCLNILLCVAGGASGQRGKAGVPGVCCPLCRRFTPIPGGIIALLPDYRPPAGDSEEDRGAERAAGAEESETGAEEQAVAEGTLAMRAATWAEQDGEPAPGDVAARRLLALFALLLLILLSLLPLQHSPLMLALVGVTAVLVVVAAVSVCHVHRCAEHSEKC is encoded by the coding sequence ATGGACGCGGCGCAGCCTGCCCCCAGAGTTGGGCCCCTATCGGGCCCGAGCTACGCAGActgccctgtgtgtctgtccgcGTTCGAGGAGCGCGGGTGGAGGCGCGGCAAGCTCCTGCCGTGCGAGCACGCCTTCTGCAGTGTGTGCCTGAACATCCTGCTCTGCGTGGCGGGAGGGGCGTCAGGCCAGAGAGGCAAGGCGGGCGTCCCGGGGGTGTGCTGCCCCCTCTGTCGCAGATTTACCCCCATCCCCGGGGGCATTATAGCCCTGCTGCCCGACTACCGCCCCCCTGCGGGAGACAGCGAGGAAGACCGCGGGGCGGAGCGGGCGGCGGGGGCGGAGGAGAGCGAAACGGGAGCCGAGGAGCAGGCCGTCGCGGAGGGAACGCTGGCGATGCGGGCCGCGACCTGGGCCGAGCAGGACGGCGAGCCCGCCCCCGGGGACGTGGCGGCCCGGAGGCTTCTGGCGCTCTTCgccctcctccttctcatcctgctgtccctcctccccctccagcacTCCCCGCTGATGCTGGCCCTCGTCGGTGTCACCGCCGTGCTGGTCGTTGTGGCCGCTGTAAGCGTTTGCCATGTCCATAGGTGCGCAGAGCACTCCGAGAAATGCTGA
- the LOC118779374 gene encoding neuroblastoma suppressor of tumorigenicity 1-like produces the protein MWQRAVIGYTLLALCAAAPPPHINRLALFPDKSAWCEAKNITQIVGHTGCQPRSIQNRACLGQCFSYSVPNTFPQSTESLVHCDSCMPAQTQWEVVTLECPGSEEAPRVDKLVERILHCSCQSCSKEAGQEGALLQLYPSETAPEPPPPAGSNHAHLPAHHDGHAEAHAHDPHPQHEHTDTHTHTHPHTHTHTPAGG, from the exons ATGTGGCAGCGTGCTGTGATTGGCTACACGCTGTTGGCGCTGTGCGCGGCGGCTCCGCCCCCCCACATCAACCGCCTGGCGCTGTTCCCTGACAAGAGCGCCTGGTGCGAGGCCAAGAACATCACCCAAATCGTCGGCCACACCGGCTGCCAGCCCCGGTCCATACAAAACAG GGCCTGTCTGGGGCAGTGCTTCAGCTACAGCGTACCCAACACGTTCCCGCAGTCCACCGAGTCCCTGGTGCACTGCGACTCCTGCATGCCCGCGCAGACGCAGTGGGAGGTG GTCACCCTGGAGTGCCCGGGCAGCGAGGAGGCGCCCCGCGTGGACAAGCTGGTGGAGCGCATCCTTCACTGCAGCTGCCAGTCCTGCAGCAAGGAGGCCggccaggagggggcgctgcTGCAGCTCTACCCCTCCGAGACCGCCCCCgagcccccgccccccgccgGCAGCAACCACGCCCACCTGCCGGCCCACCACGACGGCCACGCCGAGGCGCACGCGCACGATCCGCACCCGCAGCACGagcacacggacacgcacacacacacgcacccccacacgcacacgcacaccccgGCGGGGGGGTAG
- the LOC118779784 gene encoding MICOS complex subunit MIC10-like has product MSEEELGRKWDRCLANCAVKLVAGLGIGVVLSATLFKRRTWPVAFGSGMGFGMAYADCQHDFRSPSLLHGHVVKEQ; this is encoded by the exons ATGTCTGAAGAGGAACTGGGCCGGAAGTGGGATCGATGCCTCGCTAATTGTGCCGTCAAACTTG TCGCTGGGCTTGGAATCGGAGTAGTTCTCTCAGCCACGCTCTTCAAAC GACGCACGTGGCCGGTCGCTTTTGGGTCAGGGATGGGGTTCGGCATGGCTTATGCCGACTGCCAGCACGACTTCAGGTCACCAAGCCTGCTGCATGGACACGTGGTTAAG GAGCAGTAG